A region of Mammaliicoccus sp. Dog046 DNA encodes the following proteins:
- a CDS encoding DUF418 domain-containing protein, with protein MAKQRIFSIDALRGFSLLGILLMNILTFAYPYHIINPFEYFQHEDGALFKLSALFIIASFYPIFAFLFGYGLSMMYQNSIEKQIDYYPMIIRRLSFLLLLGVLHGIFIFYGDILATYAILGFIAIIFVKLKPQYALVAMTIGFSIFVLLFILPMILIQDVTQTENFVGLQELERVNNILASSDYLSMIGYNLKYFGTNIGSIIMVGPFTILPIMLFGIYAHQINWFKKIIMRKQFYTWLGLGIFILGLMVKMIQIVLVGSATSQLLSQMLGGPIVGMSYIIFFVLLCEDAKLKKVLAPMQYIGKLSLTTYISQSVICVVIFYGVGLNLYSKLPVSTIYLIAIGIYIVQLLVGYFYFKRFNQGPLEKLWRKVTYLK; from the coding sequence ATGGCAAAACAACGAATATTTAGTATTGATGCACTAAGAGGATTTAGTTTATTAGGTATTTTATTAATGAATATTTTGACCTTTGCTTACCCATATCATATTATCAATCCGTTTGAGTATTTCCAGCATGAGGATGGGGCACTATTTAAGTTAAGTGCCTTGTTTATCATTGCATCTTTTTATCCAATATTTGCATTTTTATTTGGATATGGTCTTTCAATGATGTATCAGAATAGCATTGAAAAACAAATCGACTATTATCCAATGATAATAAGAAGGTTATCATTTTTATTACTACTAGGAGTTCTGCATGGTATCTTTATATTTTATGGAGATATTTTAGCTACGTATGCAATTCTTGGATTTATCGCAATTATCTTTGTTAAACTAAAACCACAATATGCTTTAGTTGCAATGACAATTGGATTTAGCATATTTGTGTTGTTGTTTATCTTGCCGATGATTTTGATTCAAGACGTTACACAGACTGAAAATTTTGTTGGATTGCAAGAGTTAGAAAGAGTAAATAATATTTTAGCAAGTTCAGACTATTTATCTATGATTGGGTATAACTTGAAGTATTTCGGTACGAATATTGGAAGTATCATCATGGTTGGTCCGTTTACAATCTTGCCGATTATGCTGTTTGGTATTTATGCACATCAAATCAATTGGTTTAAGAAGATTATAATGCGCAAACAATTTTATACTTGGCTAGGATTAGGAATATTTATTTTAGGGCTTATGGTGAAAATGATTCAAATCGTATTAGTTGGATCAGCAACTTCGCAATTATTGAGTCAAATGCTCGGTGGACCTATCGTTGGGATGAGTTATATTATTTTCTTTGTCTTATTGTGTGAAGATGCCAAACTTAAAAAGGTTCTAGCACCAATGCAATATATCGGTAAATTGAGTTTGACGACGTATATTTCACAAAGTGTGATATGTGTGGTTATCTTTTATGGCGTTGGTTTGAATTTGTATAGTAAACTGCCCGTATCTACAATATATTTAATCGCAATCGGTATTTATATTGTTCAACTACTAGTAGGATACTTCTATTTCAAACGATTTAATCAAGGTCCTTTAGAAAAATTATGGAGAAAAGTAACATATTTAAAATAA